One Henriciella litoralis genomic window carries:
- the tsf gene encoding translation elongation factor Ts: protein MAQITAALVKDLRDRTGAGMMDAKKALVENDGDTEAAIDWLRAKGLSKAAKKSGRTAADGLVAAVRSDDGKTGALVELNAETDFVARNEKFQSALREIAAEALKTDGSLEALQNAPAPSGEGSVTDMITALVATVGENMTLRRTAKLSAPNGQVASYIHSAEAPDMGKIGVLVALEGADAEKLADAGRKVAMHVAATSPASATTDDLDPELVERERQVLTDQARESGKPDNVIEKMIEGRIKKFYKEVVLVEQPFVMNPDQTVGQFIEEQGATLVGFVRFTLGEGIEKDADDFAAEVASMTSKS from the coding sequence ATGGCACAGATTACAGCCGCTCTGGTCAAGGACCTGCGCGATCGTACCGGCGCAGGCATGATGGACGCAAAGAAAGCGCTCGTTGAAAACGACGGCGACACCGAAGCCGCAATTGATTGGCTCCGCGCCAAAGGTCTTTCAAAGGCCGCCAAGAAGTCCGGCCGTACCGCTGCGGACGGGCTTGTTGCTGCCGTACGTTCCGACGATGGCAAGACCGGTGCGCTGGTCGAGCTGAACGCTGAAACTGATTTCGTTGCTCGCAACGAGAAGTTCCAGTCCGCCCTTCGTGAGATCGCAGCAGAAGCTCTGAAGACAGATGGTTCGCTGGAAGCTCTTCAGAATGCACCTGCGCCTTCTGGCGAGGGTTCGGTCACCGACATGATCACGGCTTTGGTCGCGACGGTCGGCGAGAACATGACGCTGCGCCGTACGGCGAAACTGTCTGCGCCAAATGGCCAAGTCGCTTCGTACATTCACAGTGCAGAAGCTCCGGACATGGGCAAGATCGGCGTGCTTGTTGCGCTCGAAGGCGCCGATGCCGAGAAACTTGCTGATGCAGGCCGCAAGGTTGCCATGCACGTTGCGGCGACCAGCCCAGCGTCTGCAACCACTGATGACCTTGATCCAGAACTGGTCGAGCGTGAGCGTCAAGTGCTGACCGATCAGGCCCGTGAAAGCGGCAAGCCTGACAATGTCATCGAGAAAATGATCGAAGGCCGAATCAAGAAGTTCTACAAGGAAGTGGTGCTCGTTGAGCAGCCTTTCGTGATGAACCCTGATCAGACCGTTGGTCAGTTCATTGAAGAGCAGGGCGCAACGCTGGTTGGCTTTGTTCGCTTCACGCTTGGTGAAGGCATTGAGAAAGATGCAGACGACTTCGCAGCAGAAGTCGCTTCGATGACGTCAAAGTCCTAG
- the pyrH gene encoding UMP kinase, with translation MPSDTESTGKLVYKRVLLKLSGEALMGPTEFGIHMPTCLQFAEEIATALRDTGVELCLVIGGGNIFRGLAGAANGMERSQADSMGMLATVMNALAMQSALEQVGVPTRVQSAIPMDTVCEPYIRRRAIRHMEKKRVVIFAAGTGNPYFTTDTGAALRAAEMSCDAMFKGTQVDGVYSADPKKDADAERYDHLAYQDVLARDLRVMDASAVSLMRDTNIPIVVFSLHKKGSLQDVLLGLGTSTVIS, from the coding sequence ATGCCTTCAGATACAGAAAGTACTGGCAAGCTCGTTTATAAACGTGTCCTGCTCAAACTGTCGGGCGAGGCCCTCATGGGGCCCACCGAATTTGGCATTCATATGCCCACCTGCCTTCAATTCGCAGAAGAAATTGCAACGGCCCTTCGAGACACCGGTGTAGAGCTTTGCCTTGTCATTGGCGGCGGAAACATCTTCCGCGGACTGGCAGGTGCAGCAAACGGTATGGAGCGCTCGCAAGCCGACTCCATGGGCATGCTCGCCACAGTCATGAATGCCCTGGCCATGCAAAGTGCCCTGGAGCAGGTTGGCGTGCCAACCCGGGTCCAGTCTGCGATCCCCATGGACACCGTCTGCGAGCCTTATATTCGCCGCCGTGCGATCAGGCACATGGAGAAGAAGCGCGTCGTGATTTTTGCGGCCGGCACAGGTAATCCGTACTTCACGACAGATACAGGCGCGGCGCTGCGCGCAGCCGAAATGAGCTGCGACGCCATGTTCAAGGGCACTCAAGTCGATGGTGTGTATTCAGCCGATCCGAAAAAGGATGCCGATGCAGAACGCTATGACCATCTGGCCTATCAGGATGTGCTTGCGAGAGACCTTCGCGTAATGGATGCTTCAGCCGTCAGCCTTATGCGTGACACAAACATTCCTATCGTTGTGTTTTCCCTTCACAAGAAAGGTTCATTGCAGGATGTCCTGCTTGGGTTGGGAACATCGACGGTCATTTCTTAA
- the frr gene encoding ribosome recycling factor — protein MSIDKKDLERRMDGAITALQSDLAGLRTGRASPNLLDTVMVPAYGSDMPLSQVGSVSVLDARTVSVNIWDKSIVGAADKAIRDSGLGLNPVTDGTNLRIPIPVLNEERRHELTKIAGKYAEQARVAVRNVRRDGMDQLKKAEKDGEIGEDQSRGLSDDVQKLTDRHIARIDEIVKAKEAEIMQV, from the coding sequence ATGAGTATTGATAAAAAAGACCTTGAGCGCCGGATGGATGGCGCGATTACAGCGCTTCAGTCAGACCTTGCCGGTTTGAGAACGGGGCGGGCATCCCCTAATTTGTTGGACACTGTTATGGTGCCGGCGTACGGCTCCGACATGCCTCTTAGCCAGGTAGGGTCGGTGTCAGTGCTCGATGCGCGAACGGTCTCAGTCAATATCTGGGACAAATCGATTGTCGGTGCTGCTGACAAGGCGATCCGGGATTCCGGGCTCGGGCTTAATCCGGTCACTGATGGTACGAACCTTCGAATTCCGATTCCCGTGCTCAATGAAGAACGTCGCCATGAGTTGACCAAAATTGCGGGCAAATACGCCGAACAAGCACGTGTTGCGGTTCGCAATGTACGCCGCGATGGCATGGACCAGCTCAAAAAAGCTGAGAAAGACGGCGAAATTGGCGAAGATCAGTCGCGCGGCCTTTCGGATGACGTGCAAAAACTGACCGATCGTCACATTGCTCGCATCGATGAAATCGTGAAGGCCAAAGAAGCGGAGATCATGCAGGTTTGA
- the uppS gene encoding polyprenyl diphosphate synthase: MTAQPALFGRPETSGTDVMPRHIGIIMDGNGRWASRNGLPRSVGHERGVEALRRTVRAGQKMGLEYLTVYSFSTENWRRPVSEVTALFGLLRTFIKQDLKRLNSEGVKIDVFGTRNGLPDDISKLLDLAVSETSSNDKFRLGIAFNYGGREEIVRAAALIAQKVQAGEITVEQIDEQTFSDALDTRTYPDPDLIIRTGEERRLSNFLVWQSAYSELYFTEVLWPEFGEEQLRDALLAFTTRERRFGGLKSGAA; encoded by the coding sequence TTGACGGCACAACCCGCACTTTTTGGCCGACCAGAGACATCCGGTACAGATGTCATGCCGCGTCATATCGGCATTATAATGGACGGAAATGGCCGCTGGGCGTCCCGAAACGGACTGCCGAGATCGGTTGGCCATGAGCGGGGCGTGGAGGCATTACGCCGGACAGTTCGGGCAGGGCAGAAGATGGGGCTCGAATACCTCACCGTCTATTCCTTCTCGACAGAGAACTGGCGTCGTCCGGTGTCCGAAGTGACGGCATTGTTTGGCCTGCTGCGAACGTTTATCAAGCAAGACCTCAAGCGCCTGAACTCTGAAGGTGTCAAGATTGACGTTTTTGGAACGCGCAACGGGCTTCCAGACGATATTTCAAAATTGCTGGATCTTGCTGTAAGTGAGACGTCGTCCAACGATAAGTTCCGACTCGGCATTGCCTTTAATTATGGCGGCCGCGAGGAAATCGTGCGTGCTGCGGCTCTGATTGCTCAGAAGGTTCAGGCCGGCGAGATTACGGTTGAGCAAATCGACGAACAAACATTTTCGGATGCGCTTGATACCCGGACTTATCCTGACCCGGATCTGATTATCCGTACCGGTGAAGAGCGCCGGCTAAGCAACTTCCTCGTCTGGCAATCAGCCTATTCAGAATTGTATTTCACCGAAGTGCTATGGCCCGAGTTTGGTGAAGAACAGCTTCGCGATGCATTGCTGGCGTTTACAACGCGTGAGCGTCGTTTCGGCGGACTGAAATCCGGGGCAGCCTGA
- a CDS encoding phosphatidate cytidylyltransferase, with translation MVASSPGSHKSRELALRLVSAAVLIPFALFVVAFGGVLLAVSCAIFAAIMAYEWARMTASPIMPVMTALAAVPVIVSLFLTWQLVLVSLLVCAAIVVLVHPSKMNDRVVSAFGVFYTAGLPLSLMLLRSGDWNGQAAALIVMGTVWASDSGAYFAGRGFGGPPLSPKDSPSKTWSGAIGALICSGLCGLIAAGLLDASRLPWLLGGVLISVASQWGDLFESSLKRKFGVKDTSGIVPGHGGVMDRVDGFGMACAFAVVVLSISMGLTALLGLDTPA, from the coding sequence ATGGTTGCCTCCTCGCCTGGCAGTCACAAATCAAGAGAACTGGCCCTGCGGCTCGTATCCGCGGCCGTCCTAATTCCATTCGCACTCTTTGTTGTTGCCTTCGGAGGGGTGCTACTAGCCGTTTCGTGTGCAATTTTTGCGGCAATTATGGCGTATGAGTGGGCGCGTATGACGGCCTCGCCAATTATGCCGGTTATGACGGCTCTGGCCGCGGTGCCGGTCATTGTCAGTCTGTTTCTGACCTGGCAATTGGTGCTTGTGAGCCTTCTGGTTTGCGCTGCAATCGTGGTGCTCGTTCACCCATCAAAGATGAATGACCGCGTCGTCAGCGCCTTCGGTGTTTTCTACACGGCAGGATTGCCCCTCTCATTGATGTTGCTCCGGTCCGGTGACTGGAATGGGCAAGCCGCAGCACTGATTGTCATGGGGACTGTCTGGGCATCCGACTCAGGTGCTTACTTTGCTGGTCGCGGATTTGGTGGACCACCTCTTTCGCCCAAGGACTCGCCTTCAAAAACATGGAGCGGCGCAATCGGAGCGCTCATATGTAGCGGATTGTGCGGACTGATCGCTGCTGGCTTGCTGGATGCGTCCCGTCTGCCGTGGCTGCTAGGCGGTGTTCTGATTTCGGTCGCCTCTCAATGGGGCGATCTGTTTGAGTCGTCGTTGAAGCGAAAGTTCGGCGTGAAGGATACGAGTGGCATTGTTCCAGGCCATGGGGGCGTAATGGACAGGGTGGACGGGTTTGGCATGGCTTGTGCGTTCGCTGTCGTGGTTCTTTCTATTTCGATGGGACTTACTGCGCTACTCGGTCTGGATACGCCTGCATGA
- the dxr gene encoding 1-deoxy-D-xylulose-5-phosphate reductoisomerase encodes MTLKLTITGSTGSVGQSALAVVEGANIAGQEPAFEIEALTANTNVSRLASQAITSKARLAVIGDESLYEELKTALAGSNVEAAAGDKAIIEACEKPVDRVLAAIVGIAGLRSTHAALVAGNSVALANKESMVCAGQLLKDAAATSGASIVPTDSEHNAMFQVMERRSDIESLILTASGGPFLDTDLSTLKTVTPEQACAHPQWQMGRKISVDSATFMNKALELIEAAFLFDMPEEQIEVVVHPQSIIHSLVSYIDGSVLAQLGSPDMQTPIAHALSWPGPRVRTTVRRLNLIEIGQLDFRAVDHDRFPAINLARRAVRDGAAAPVVMNAANEVAVDAFLSGRCRFTDINRIVENALQQNFSVQTTPSGALDIDDIIALDEMSRTKCGELIGQGLSQLQGRAS; translated from the coding sequence ATGACCCTTAAACTGACAATTACCGGCTCAACGGGATCCGTCGGTCAATCCGCGCTCGCCGTCGTCGAGGGCGCCAATATTGCTGGACAAGAGCCGGCATTCGAAATCGAAGCCCTGACTGCGAACACAAATGTTTCTCGCCTTGCGAGCCAGGCTATTACTTCAAAAGCACGTCTGGCGGTTATTGGCGATGAGTCTCTATATGAAGAACTTAAAACCGCATTGGCTGGCTCAAATGTCGAGGCCGCCGCAGGTGATAAGGCGATTATTGAAGCATGTGAGAAACCTGTCGACCGTGTATTGGCGGCGATTGTTGGTATTGCAGGGCTCAGATCGACCCATGCCGCGCTCGTGGCGGGAAACTCAGTTGCGCTCGCCAATAAGGAAAGCATGGTGTGCGCCGGGCAGCTCCTGAAGGATGCAGCGGCAACAAGCGGTGCGTCCATTGTGCCAACAGATTCAGAGCATAATGCGATGTTCCAGGTCATGGAACGCAGATCAGATATTGAGTCGCTGATCCTGACCGCATCGGGCGGACCGTTTCTCGACACAGACCTCAGCACGCTGAAGACGGTCACACCTGAACAAGCCTGCGCCCATCCTCAATGGCAGATGGGTCGAAAGATCTCTGTCGATAGTGCCACGTTCATGAACAAGGCGCTCGAGCTTATCGAGGCTGCATTTTTGTTTGATATGCCGGAAGAGCAGATCGAGGTCGTCGTACACCCGCAATCAATCATTCATTCGCTGGTTAGCTACATCGATGGGTCGGTGCTGGCCCAACTTGGTTCGCCAGACATGCAAACGCCAATTGCGCACGCCCTGTCATGGCCGGGGCCGCGTGTCCGCACAACTGTGCGACGGCTGAATCTCATTGAAATTGGGCAGCTGGATTTCAGGGCCGTTGACCATGATCGATTCCCTGCGATCAATTTGGCACGCCGAGCGGTGCGTGACGGCGCAGCAGCACCCGTCGTCATGAACGCCGCGAATGAAGTCGCGGTTGATGCGTTCTTGTCCGGCCGCTGTCGCTTCACGGACATCAATCGGATTGTTGAAAACGCGCTCCAACAGAATTTCTCGGTTCAGACCACCCCCAGCGGCGCGCTTGATATAGATGACATTATTGCACTGGATGAGATGTCTCGAACCAAATGCGGTGAGCTGATAGGACAGGGCCTATCGCAGTTGCAGGGCAGAGCGTCATGA
- a CDS encoding M50 family metallopeptidase — translation MMSFLSQGPIFIVCLVFLLGVVVVIHEYGHYLAGRFFGAGVESFSVGFGKPIFETTDKRGTRWRLNWIPLGGFVKFVGESQLPGDVGKVESGPVGKVFNDISVGGRTIIAAAGPAANFLLAALIFALFFFFNGTYETRVGVVNVVGDGAAHEAGVEPGDIFVSMDGKAINGIGTLQTIVSMSSNSELETIVERDGRELTLDLTPRRELRRNPVGQMQQQGTIGVELTPIRDSARQVHYNPIEAIAKGGLQTWETLTMTTDMIGRMVTGKEALSSLSGPVAIGDVSRRIVNQTMENDQIPLIVRLESLFWSMMTICAAVSVGIGFFNLLPFPVLDGGHIVFNCYEAIAGKPMPARVQEGALMAGMVLLLGMFVFITWGDVLETGLFNGARG, via the coding sequence ATGATGTCATTTCTGAGCCAAGGGCCGATTTTCATTGTTTGCCTCGTCTTCCTGCTAGGCGTGGTCGTTGTGATTCACGAATACGGTCACTATCTGGCCGGCAGATTTTTCGGTGCTGGCGTTGAATCGTTTTCGGTAGGCTTTGGAAAGCCCATTTTTGAGACAACAGATAAGCGCGGCACGCGCTGGCGCCTGAACTGGATCCCTCTGGGCGGCTTTGTAAAGTTTGTAGGGGAAAGTCAGCTACCAGGAGACGTCGGCAAGGTTGAATCCGGTCCCGTCGGTAAGGTCTTTAATGATATAAGCGTTGGCGGACGCACAATCATTGCGGCCGCTGGCCCGGCGGCAAATTTCCTGTTGGCGGCCCTCATCTTTGCGCTGTTCTTTTTTTTCAACGGCACGTACGAGACGCGCGTCGGAGTCGTAAATGTAGTGGGTGACGGCGCAGCTCATGAAGCTGGAGTTGAGCCCGGTGACATATTTGTGAGCATGGACGGCAAGGCCATAAATGGTATTGGCACGCTGCAGACGATTGTCTCCATGTCGAGCAATTCAGAGCTTGAAACAATCGTTGAGCGAGATGGGCGTGAGCTGACGCTGGATCTTACGCCCCGCCGCGAGCTACGAAGAAATCCCGTTGGTCAGATGCAGCAGCAAGGAACGATCGGCGTCGAGCTCACCCCGATTCGCGACTCGGCTCGGCAAGTTCATTACAATCCAATCGAGGCTATTGCGAAGGGTGGCCTGCAGACTTGGGAAACCCTGACCATGACGACCGATATGATCGGCAGAATGGTAACGGGAAAGGAAGCCCTCAGCTCTCTGAGCGGACCTGTGGCGATTGGAGATGTAAGTCGCCGGATCGTCAATCAGACCATGGAAAACGACCAAATACCGCTGATCGTGAGGCTGGAATCGCTGTTCTGGAGCATGATGACCATTTGCGCGGCGGTTTCTGTAGGAATTGGTTTCTTTAATTTACTTCCATTTCCTGTTCTTGATGGTGGCCACATCGTTTTCAATTGTTATGAAGCTATAGCTGGCAAGCCCATGCCAGCGCGTGTGCAAGAGGGCGCCTTGATGGCCGGTATGGTTTTGTTGCTCGGGATGTTCGTTTTCATCACCTGGGGCGACGTACTGGAAACAGGGCTGTTCAACGGCGCACGAGGCTGA
- the bamA gene encoding outer membrane protein assembly factor BamA, which produces MRSVFAASFMSVAATVGITGLSGALLEANAQNVDQDEVIRSILVEGNQRIEDRTIQSYLLVEPGDRFDSERIDLSLKTLFATGLFADASFDKAGPDLIVRVVENPVINRVIFEGNRAIDDDKMREEIQVAPRGIFTAARVQADVQRILELYRQAGRFAVSVEPQYKPLEQNRVDLVFVISEGPVTGVRAINFIGNEEYSDRRLRSEIVTRQSRWWRFFSSNDNYDPGRLEYDRELLRQFYQNNGYYDFRVVSAVADLTPDQEDFYITYTVDEGDQYNFGNVQVSTELDKLNADALRGVLSIQEGDLFRGNRIENAIDTLTYAAGVAGYAFVDITPDLKPNPETNTVDVTFAIDEGPRVYVERINIIGNTRTLDRVIRRELRVSEGDAFNRVLLDRSRNRVRALGYFKDVEITETQGSRPDRTIVDVSVEEQPTGELSFAAGYSSVDAFLFDVSISERNLRGRGQSVVARVSASQRQQYVDLRFREPRFLDRNLAAGIDIFSSRSDFSNIRDGAFTSDTVGAGVNLGFPLTENTNLGLRYRLQSDELDLNYGEVVIDDNGDRVTKTVTNDNGTPDDPSDDTTSTFFAVPSDLPLADVPSAKAVDFCSPAFNDRPFATCRNERAEISSILGYTFNWDRRNDPITPTAGFDFSLSQDVAGLGGDVQYLRTEVSGATYKGIFKDVRASLRLSGGYIVPFGDDDGIRINNRFFRGGSSFRGFDVAGLGPRRIQREVDTDGNTVRVRKLEALGGTAYYQGTFELAFPNYLPEEYGIDTAFFVEAGSVGLLDDVDIEPAQVIATTSDTTTIELSKYSMALRASAGLSVGWDSPFGPIRFDFSQILSKEEYDRTETFRFSTSTRF; this is translated from the coding sequence ATGCGATCAGTGTTCGCCGCGTCCTTCATGAGTGTTGCCGCCACGGTTGGTATAACTGGCCTGTCAGGAGCGTTGCTGGAAGCAAATGCACAGAACGTCGACCAGGATGAGGTCATTCGGTCAATTCTCGTTGAAGGCAACCAGCGCATTGAGGATCGCACGATCCAATCTTACCTTTTGGTGGAGCCAGGCGACAGATTTGACTCAGAGCGCATTGATCTTTCGCTCAAAACGCTGTTTGCGACTGGCCTGTTTGCGGATGCTTCTTTTGATAAAGCGGGCCCGGACCTGATCGTTCGCGTCGTTGAGAACCCGGTGATTAACCGCGTGATCTTTGAAGGCAATCGCGCAATCGACGATGACAAGATGCGCGAAGAAATTCAGGTGGCGCCGCGCGGCATTTTCACGGCAGCACGGGTGCAGGCTGACGTCCAACGTATTCTTGAGCTCTATCGTCAAGCAGGTCGCTTTGCGGTCAGCGTGGAGCCGCAGTACAAGCCGCTCGAGCAGAACCGGGTCGACCTTGTTTTCGTCATCAGCGAAGGCCCTGTAACAGGCGTTCGCGCGATCAATTTCATCGGCAACGAAGAATATTCTGACCGTCGCCTTCGCAGTGAAATTGTGACCCGGCAGTCGCGTTGGTGGCGCTTCTTTAGCTCGAATGACAATTACGATCCGGGCCGCTTGGAATATGACCGTGAATTGCTGCGTCAATTCTATCAGAATAACGGCTACTATGATTTCCGCGTTGTCTCTGCTGTGGCTGACCTGACGCCTGATCAGGAAGACTTCTACATCACGTACACAGTGGACGAGGGCGATCAGTATAATTTCGGCAACGTCCAGGTTTCAACTGAGCTCGACAAGCTCAACGCGGATGCTCTGCGCGGCGTGCTTTCCATCCAGGAAGGTGATCTGTTTCGGGGCAACCGGATCGAAAACGCGATCGATACACTGACTTATGCGGCAGGTGTTGCGGGTTATGCTTTTGTCGACATTACGCCTGATCTGAAACCGAACCCTGAAACGAACACGGTCGACGTGACGTTCGCGATTGATGAAGGTCCCCGCGTCTATGTCGAGCGCATCAATATTATTGGCAATACACGCACACTGGACCGAGTAATTCGCCGCGAGCTTCGCGTATCTGAGGGCGACGCATTCAATCGGGTTCTTCTTGACCGTTCGCGCAACCGTGTCCGCGCGCTCGGATACTTCAAAGACGTTGAGATTACCGAGACCCAAGGCTCACGCCCTGATCGTACGATTGTTGATGTCTCAGTCGAAGAGCAGCCTACAGGTGAGCTTTCCTTTGCCGCGGGCTACTCATCGGTCGATGCGTTTCTTTTTGATGTTAGTATTTCGGAGCGAAATTTGCGTGGACGCGGTCAGTCCGTTGTTGCCCGCGTCTCAGCCTCGCAACGCCAGCAGTATGTCGATCTGCGCTTCCGGGAACCACGGTTTCTTGACCGCAATCTTGCAGCAGGCATCGACATCTTTTCGTCCCGGTCCGACTTCTCGAATATTCGTGATGGTGCCTTCACTTCGGACACGGTCGGCGCAGGTGTGAACCTTGGCTTTCCGCTGACAGAGAACACAAATCTGGGTCTGCGGTACCGCCTGCAATCTGACGAGCTGGACCTTAATTACGGTGAGGTCGTAATTGACGACAATGGTGACCGGGTAACGAAGACGGTTACTAATGACAACGGCACGCCCGACGACCCTAGCGATGATACGACTTCGACTTTTTTCGCCGTGCCCTCAGATCTCCCATTGGCCGATGTACCGAGTGCCAAGGCCGTGGACTTCTGTTCGCCAGCATTCAATGATCGCCCATTTGCGACCTGTCGCAATGAGCGTGCTGAAATCTCGTCCATCCTCGGATACACGTTTAACTGGGACCGCCGCAACGATCCCATCACGCCAACAGCCGGCTTTGACTTCTCCCTTAGCCAGGACGTTGCCGGGCTTGGCGGCGATGTTCAGTATCTTCGCACAGAGGTTTCTGGTGCGACCTATAAAGGCATCTTCAAGGACGTTCGTGCCAGCTTGCGCCTGTCAGGCGGTTATATTGTTCCGTTTGGCGATGACGACGGCATCAGGATTAACAACCGCTTTTTCCGTGGTGGTAGCTCATTCCGTGGTTTTGATGTTGCCGGTCTCGGCCCGCGTCGTATCCAGCGCGAAGTGGATACTGACGGCAATACGGTACGGGTCAGAAAGCTCGAAGCCCTCGGCGGTACGGCCTACTATCAGGGCACATTCGAACTCGCATTTCCAAACTACCTGCCCGAGGAATACGGTATCGACACTGCGTTCTTCGTAGAAGCAGGTTCGGTCGGATTGCTGGACGACGTTGATATTGAGCCAGCACAAGTTATTGCGACGACATCCGACACGACGACAATCGAATTGTCCAAATATAGCATGGCTCTGCGTGCGTCTGCAGGGCTCTCGGTGGGCTGGGATTCACCGTTCGGACCGATCCGGTTCGATTTCTCTCAAATCTTGAGCAAGGAAGAGTACGACCGTACGGAGACGTTCCGGTTTAGTACCTCCACTCGATTCTAG
- a CDS encoding OmpH family outer membrane protein, whose protein sequence is MKLLKAALASFAMLFSGLSIAAPIAAAQGTSIVVIDQAKIMRDSAGGKDIVSKVNAIEKTMQAELQPTADSLTTEGNALEAKTANMTMDAMRADAALRAEVEAYAKKAQDFNRQRQVAAAELQATERKAWGDFFTALQPVLQEVVTEEGADLMLDRADVVYSGPSIDVTNSVITKMNAKMPTVSVVRQKMPAQQQQ, encoded by the coding sequence ATGAAACTTTTGAAAGCAGCGCTCGCGTCTTTCGCGATGCTTTTTTCAGGTCTGTCCATTGCAGCGCCAATCGCGGCAGCACAGGGCACCAGCATCGTGGTCATCGATCAGGCGAAGATCATGCGCGATAGCGCCGGTGGCAAAGATATCGTCAGCAAAGTCAATGCGATTGAAAAAACCATGCAGGCCGAGTTGCAGCCTACTGCCGATAGCCTGACCACTGAAGGCAACGCGCTCGAGGCGAAGACCGCCAATATGACGATGGACGCCATGAGGGCGGATGCTGCGCTTCGGGCGGAAGTGGAGGCCTATGCCAAGAAAGCTCAGGACTTTAATCGTCAACGACAGGTTGCCGCTGCAGAACTTCAAGCAACTGAGCGTAAGGCCTGGGGCGATTTTTTCACAGCTCTTCAGCCAGTGCTGCAAGAAGTCGTCACTGAAGAGGGTGCAGACCTGATGTTGGATCGTGCTGACGTCGTCTATTCTGGGCCTTCGATTGATGTCACCAACAGTGTCATCACCAAAATGAACGCAAAGATGCCCACGGTTTCTGTCGTGCGCCAGAAGATGCCTGCTCAACAGCAGCAATAG
- the lpxD gene encoding UDP-3-O-(3-hydroxymyristoyl)glucosamine N-acyltransferase yields MAVDSRFYEKTGPVRIADLAATTGATFSGDGEVRISDVGAAEHAKSNEVCYFEGKAPPTEGQVSAEAGACFVTAAHADKLPAGTIALISRTPRSAHGKAAEMLFRLRNWTDEASAENPTNIHPTAVIAPSAVIGQGAAIGDRSVIAPNTVIGPGVQIGRDCIIGPNASVQCSLIGNRVKIYAGARIGEAGFGVAAGPEGAEDAPQFGRVILQDGVTIGANTCIDRGAFDDTIIGENSKIDNLCQIAHNVVCGRNVLIASFAGISGSVEIGDGVMFGGRVGIADHVKINEGAQIAAASGVFREIPAGETWGGVPAKPLRQWMREIAWLQKHSSGGKRKT; encoded by the coding sequence ATGGCGGTTGATTCGAGATTCTACGAGAAGACGGGCCCGGTTCGCATTGCCGATTTAGCAGCCACTACAGGCGCGACTTTTTCTGGTGATGGCGAGGTTCGGATTTCCGATGTCGGTGCGGCAGAGCATGCCAAGTCGAATGAAGTCTGTTACTTTGAGGGAAAAGCTCCGCCGACGGAAGGCCAGGTCAGTGCTGAAGCCGGGGCCTGCTTTGTCACCGCCGCCCATGCAGACAAGTTGCCGGCCGGCACAATAGCGCTGATAAGCCGTACGCCGCGGTCTGCCCATGGCAAAGCCGCGGAAATGCTGTTTCGTCTACGCAATTGGACGGATGAGGCGTCAGCCGAAAACCCGACCAACATTCACCCAACGGCTGTGATTGCTCCATCTGCGGTAATTGGCCAAGGCGCCGCTATTGGTGATCGTTCTGTCATTGCCCCCAACACTGTGATTGGCCCCGGCGTGCAGATAGGCCGTGATTGCATCATTGGACCGAACGCTTCGGTTCAATGCTCACTTATTGGCAACCGCGTGAAAATCTATGCCGGTGCACGAATAGGTGAAGCGGGATTCGGGGTGGCTGCTGGACCGGAAGGAGCTGAAGACGCTCCACAGTTTGGAAGAGTGATCCTGCAAGATGGCGTCACTATTGGCGCCAACACTTGTATTGACCGAGGCGCCTTCGACGACACGATTATCGGTGAGAATTCCAAGATCGATAATCTTTGTCAGATCGCGCATAACGTCGTCTGCGGCCGTAATGTCTTGATTGCATCGTTTGCAGGGATTTCCGGCTCAGTTGAGATTGGCGACGGTGTCATGTTTGGTGGTCGCGTCGGTATTGCGGACCACGTCAAGATCAATGAAGGCGCACAGATTGCTGCAGCGTCAGGCGTGTTTCGCGAAATACCCGCTGGTGAAACCTGGGGCGGTGTGCCGGCGAAACCTTTGAGACAGTGGATGCGCGAAATTGCGTGGCTACAGAAACATAGCTCTGGCGGAAAGCGGAAAACGTGA